Proteins from a genomic interval of Arachis hypogaea cultivar Tifrunner chromosome 10, arahy.Tifrunner.gnm2.J5K5, whole genome shotgun sequence:
- the LOC114924527 gene encoding protein FAR1-RELATED SEQUENCE 5-like, translating into MPPPVTTVGEIGTDSPVHSVPMSKILGYMAGQAGGYSLMGFTKKDAYNYINNAKRAKIIDGDSNAAVVYLEEKMGVNPMSMARYNVTKDNMLANMFWADGGSRVDYQYFGDVLAFDSTYKKNKYRRPLVIFSSVNNHKQTTIFGFGLVLDESVGSYKWLLENLLEVMCNKKPSIVVTDGCYLIKAAIKSVFLEATHRLCAWHMEKNVTANVKEEELWQYFTRWLYSDMEIDEFEVEWDDAVEEYGLQNSFWAKKNFSEEDDVG; encoded by the exons ATGCCGCCACCAGTCACAACCGTCGGCGAAATCGGGACAGATTCACCG GTTCATAGTGTTCCGATGTCTAAGATTCTGGGGTATATGGCTGGACAGGCTGGTGGCTATTCTCTAATGGGCTTCACTAAGAAGGATGCATACAATTATATTAACAATGCTAAGCGTGCAAAGATTATTGATGGGGACTCTAACGCCGCTGTTGTATATTTGGAGGAAAAAATGGGGGTCAATCCAATGTCGATGGCTAGGTATAATGTTACTAAGGATAATATGCTGGCCAATATGTTTTGGGCCGATGGTGGCAGTAGAGTTGATTACCAATACTTTGGAGATGTTCTAGCCTTTGATTCCAcctacaagaaaaataaatatcggAGACCGTTGGTGATATTTTCTAGTGTGAATAACCATAAGCAAACGACAATATTTGGGTTTGGCTTGGTGTTAGATGAAAGCGTTGGGTCTTATAAGTGGTTGCTGGAAAATTTGTTGGAAGTCATGTGTAACAAGAAGCCGTCAATTGTAGTCACGGATGGCTGTTATTTGATAAAAGCTGCAATCAAGTCTGTTTTTCTGGAGGCAACACATCGATTGTGTGCTTGGCATATGGAGAAGAACGTAACCGCTAATGTGAAGGAAGAGGAACTGTGGCAATATTTCACCCGGTGGCTATACTCAGATATGGAAATAGATGAATTCGAGGTTGAGTGGGATGATGCCGTTGAAGAGTATGGGTTGCAAAAtagtttttgggccaaaaaaaaCTTTTCAGAAGAGGATGATGTGGGCTGA